In Zygosaccharomyces rouxii strain CBS732 chromosome A complete sequence, the genomic window CGAATATCCCACAAGCCCCGCGCAATTCCTACGTGAGCTCCTCCCATTATATTTAAATATATCCGTATGCATGACTCATCAACCCAGTCTATATATTGGTTGCCGAATCGGCCcgcttttcttttttcttttcttatTCCTCGTCCatcgtttctttttttggTTCCTCCTGTTTTCCATTCCCCCTCTCCGCTGCTTGCTCTCAAATTGTAGCCGTGCGGGTCATAACCATGATATAAAGAGGACATCCTCTGGGTGAAAGGTCGATGAGAGTAGCGATGAGATGCTGTTTTAGTTATGGGATGAGATACGATGAATAAGATGTTTAGATCGTTGGCGGGCTTCGCTAGAAGAAGTCCTAGCTTAAAGACTACTGTACAATCTAGATGTTTCGCTAGCGGCAAGACGGCTGAAGCCGCTGCCGCCGCGGGTGCTAAACCATCACTTCTTCGTAGAGGTGGTAAATTAGCACTACACGCAGCCCTTTACAGTGCATTAGCAGGTACTGCATACGTTTCCTATGAGCTTTACAGGGAATCTAACCCTTTACCACAAGTAGCACAATCTGCTACTTTTGCCGATGGTTCCCCACGTAAGACTATTGTCATTCTAGGTTCCGGTTGGGGTTCAGCCTcccttttgaaaaacctGGATACTTCTCTTTACAATGTGGTTTTAGTATCTCCTCGTAACTACTTCTTATTTACACCTTTGTTGCCTTCTACCCCTGTTGGGACTGTGGAATTAAAGTCTATTGTGGAACCAATTAGAAGTATTGCTAGACGCGCGCCTGGTGAAGTTCATTACTATGAAGCAGAAGCGTTAGATGTGGACCCACAGGACAAAACCGTTAAGATCCAGTCTGTGAACAAGGATCAAGAGTACactttggatttgaaatatgatTATTTGGTTTACGGTGTTGGTGCACAACCAACTACTTTCAATACTCCAGGTGTTTATGAGAATGCATCTTTCTTAAAGGAAATCTCTGACGCTCAAGAGATTCGTGTTAAAATTATGACTGCCATCGAGAAAGCTGCTactttatcaccatctGATCCTGAACGTCAAAGACTTTTGACTTTTGTcgttgttggtggtggtccCACTGGTGTGGAACTTGCAgctgaattgaaagattatgtggatcaagatttaaaaaaatggatGCCCGGTTTGTCTAAGGAAATTAAAGTCACTTTGGCGGAAGCTCTACCTAACATTTTAAACATGTTTGATAGATCATTGGTGGAATACGCTCAGGACTTGTTTAAGCAAGAAAAGATCGATTTATGGTTGAATACAATGGTTAAAAGTGTTGATAAGACTCACATCAGAGCTAAATGTGGAGATGAGATGATTGAAGTCCCTTACGGTGTCTTAGTTTGGGCTACTGGTAATGCTCCTCGCGATGTGACCAAGAACCTGATGAACAAATTAGAACCGCAGGACTCAAGACGTGGTTTATTAATCAATGAGAAATTACAGTTATTGGGTGCCGAGGATTCTATTTTTGCCATTGGTGATTGCACTTTCTACCCAGGTCTTTTCCCAACAGCTCAGGTGGCTCATCAAGAAGGTGAATACTTGGCAAAGGCCCTCAAGAAAATCCACGGAGTAGACCAGCTAAAATGGCAAATCGCACAAGCTGCTGAAGAAGACAAACAGATGTTAGAATCTCGTCTAGACAAATTACAAGGTGATTTTGAACACTTCAAATACAACCACATGGGTGCTCTAGCATACATCGGTAAGGAGAAAGCTATTGCTGATGTTTCCTTCGGTCAATCCCAATACAAATTGGCCGGCTCTTTCACATTTTTGTTCTGGAAGAGCGCTTATCTCGCCATGTGTCTTTCTTTCCGCAACAGAGTCTTGGTTGCCATGGATTGGTGCAAAGTGTACTTCTTAGGTAGAGACTCTAGCGTTTAATCGGCTAAACGATAACGATGAGTTACTCCAACATACAATGCTAATATTATTTACGTCTCTTATGTTTAATTCTGTGTATAGTTTGTATTTTAATCtttgtaataataatactactactactattatcattatctCATCCTTATACTTCGCTCGCGTAGGAAACATAAAGTTTAAAAACTTAGTACTGAACTTCTAGGGCAGCGAATAATCAAATTAAAGAGCTCAAGGGGATGATGGATACCACAACAGCTGATCGAGTTCTTAAGCTACCGATAGATTCACCATTTGATACGCATCGACAGCCTGAAAGAAATGACGACccaaatcaaaattctgATAAAAGGCCGTTGGTAACTACTGTTACTGACCAATCTTTGAGtgcagctgcagctgcagTAGCGTCTGTACAGGATACATGGGGTGAAAACTTTAATGAACCACTACCTACTAATAAGGAAGATCGTATTAAGCAGGCCTTAGAGTTCATGAGAGGTGAAAGGCAAGCATTTGCAGCTGATAAGAATATCAAGAAACATTCTATTAGACAAATAGCGATGTTCTTTCAAGTGCCAAAATCAACACTTTATGACAGGTTAAAGAACAAATCTGTAGATCCTCAAGTGAGTGATGGACGTATCTACATGGGTCCCGCCTATTCGGTTTCTTCAAGGGCTCATAGTCAAcagatgaaattatcaCCAGAAAAAGAGGTGGCGCTATTAGATCAACTACACCATTTGTGCCATGCCCTAGGTAACACTTTAAATCTGACCCACATTAGAGATTTCATAGTATCGTTAGTGGATGGGATCTCATTGGGTAAGAAATGGGTCCATAATTTTAACAGGAGACATGATGACGCCATTATTTATGGTACAACTTCAAGCCACTACAACGTAAGAATGttcaattctaaatcttctaggtcaaactttgaaaatctATGGAAATGCTTTGTTCCATTACTACAAGAACGGATTAGACAGATACCGCCCTCACAACCTTTTTACTACATTACGAGAGCTTGTTTCCATCAAGCTTCAATGTCCAGCATCTTTACATGTTTTAAAATAATGCCAGAAGATGCATCTATCAGTTTACTTTGCCCGCCCAGAGTAATAGTATTCCCAGATTATTTTGGTAAAGTTTATCTACAATTAAGAGATTTAAAAAATGATGAGAACCATTTTCGCGATGTCGATGAGGATGTAGAAGATCACAGTAGTGCAAGCAGTAGTAGTGTTAGTGAATCAGGTGGTAGAGGTGACAAGTTGGAAAAAGATCACAGCAATGTAGATCACAATAGGATTAACAGTCAAgagaaattacaaaaagaatttaaacacaaaaaattaaatgatGTATTTCAACGAATTTATACAGAATGTTGTTCTCAAGGTTCAAATCAAGATGACGTTCCACTAGTAATCTTTGAAGGTTTTGAAGATCGTTACAACTGGGATCCAATCACATGTCGATCAATGGTAGTTTTGGGCAAATTTCTAGCATTACCTTGGAATCAACAAGTCTTACAAAGGCTAGTCATTACAGAATTGCAACCTGTGGTAGAAGAACTCGCTCAGAGTGCTTCGATAACGGCAACTCAATTACCGTCTATGGAACTCGATTTAGGTCGTATGGAATTAGACTTGGATCCGTTTATGCATTCTTTGAGGCGGCTCCTACAATCACACACGGAAGTGCTACCTACAAGTTTAAACCATAACGGAGTTTTAGTTAATGATCTCTTTTCATCTGCACTTCCAcaatcaccaccaccacccCCTCAAACGGCGGCAACggcatcaacaacaacgacaaCAGCACCAACAACAGACCATCACCAAGCAGAAAATTCTACATCCGGTAATATTTTCGAGGATTCAACACTATCACAATTACAAGAAGTATTAGGTCTTATCGAACATAACGAATCACAGATCTACAGAGAACTACCCGACGGATCAAGTTCGAAAGCAGTAATACaacaaatttttaacaaaatCAGAGGAATCTTACCGCaataatgaagaatatTACATCCCGGAAATTAAGAATATCATAATACCACAGCATTTCTATTACTATGACTAAAATGTCGTAATCATGGTTACCCGCCATTGGACGTATAAAGTTATGTTTTTCGAGTACGTGtagagaaaaaaaatttgactTCATCTAATCTTAAGAGAACTTCGTGTTGTTGACCGTGCGGAGCAAGGGTATATATTTAAAAGGTTCTCCTAGAAACGCGTCGAGGTCATTCCCAAGAGATATATTAAGGCCTATTCCCATCCttatttgattcaattATCAATTTACATTTATCCTATTGGCGAACCAATTGTCCttttattgaatttttaataCCATGTCTCACGAAGGggaagaagatttattGGAATACTCTGATAACGAACAAGAGATTCAAGTTGCCAACAAGGCTGAAGGCGGAGCCGATGCAGCCGGTGGTGAGGGTACCAATGGTGCAGAAGGTACCAATGGCGATGCGGACAAGAAAGGGTCATATGTGGGGATTCATTCCACCGGGTTTAaagattttcttttgaagcCTGAACTTTCAAGAGCCATTATCGATTGTGGGTTTGAACATCCTTCCGAAGTTCAACAACATACTATCCCACAATCTATCCATGGTACAGATGTTTTATGCCAAGCTAAATCTGGTCTTGGTAAAACAGCTGTTTTCGTTTTGTCCACTTTACAACAATTGGATCCCGTTCCTGGTGAAGTCGCCGTTGTGGTTATTTGTAATGCTAGAGAATTGGCATACCAAATCAGAAACGAATATTTGagattttccaaatatatGCCAGATGTGAAGACTGCAGTGTTTTACGGTGGTACTCCAATTTCCAAGGATGcagatttgttgaaaaacAAGGAAACAGCACCTCATATCGTAGTGGCAACACCAGGTCGTCTCAAGGCTTTAGTTAGAGACAAGTTAATTGACCTTTCACATGTCAAAAACTTTGTCATTGATGAATGTgataaagttttggaagaattggatatgAGAAGAGATGTGCAAGAAATCTTTAGGGCAACACCAAGAGATAAACAAGTGATGATGTTTTCAGCAACTCTTTCACAAGAAATTAGACCTATCTGTAGAAGGTTTTTGCAAAATCCATTAGAAATctttgttgatgatgaagccAAATTGACATTACATGGTTTACAGCAATACTATATTAAATTGgatgaaaaggagaagaaCCGTAAATTAGCACAATTGTTGgatgatttagaatttaACCAAGTGATAATTTTCGTTAGATCGACTGCAAGGGCTAATGAATTGACTAAATTGTTAAATGCTTCCAATTTCCCAGCAATTACAGTTCATGGTCACATGAAACAGGAGGAACGTATTGCTCGTTACAAGGcatttaaagattttgaaaaaagaatctGTGTCTCTACAGATGTTTTCGGTAGAGGTATTGATATTGAACGTATCAACTTAGCTCTAAATTACGATTTGACAACTGAAGCAGATCAATATCTGCATCGTGTTGGTAGAGCTGGTAGATTTGGTACTAAGGGTTTGGCCATCTCATTTATCTCTTCCaatgaagacgaagaagtTTTAAACAAAATTCAAGAACGTTTTGACGTTAAGATCGCTGAATTCCCAGAGGAAGGTATCGATCCATCTACTTATTTGAACAATTAAGGTTTGTAATATCTAAGTACcaagaataaaagaaaaattaacTGAGAATTCCCGAAAcaaaaaatgatgaattgaaggaTCAAAGGATAATAAAAGTTACAAATGTATACCCGCTTATAAAATGAAACAAAAAGGACAAAATATGAAGATTGCGTGTTCGCTCGTAGATCTATTCAATATCTTTAACAGTACCATCTACGGTACTAAACCGTTTCATTTTTGGCATTTGGATCGGTAATTGCTTTAGAAAGTTACTGTGATTACCATTCCCCGTCGATGTAGATCTTGGTTCACCGGATTGACCATTTATAGATTCTGAATTGGGAATCGCCACACTGACATTTGGACTATGTAATATTTCAGGTTCGGTCGTATTGCAATCCGCAGGCCCCTTCAAGCCACTATTATTCGCCTGTATAGTTGTTTGATTTGCggaatcttcatcaacttcatcatttAATACTTGTGACGCTAACATGCCTAAAGTTCTTAACATATCTGATGCCTTTTCCTTGTTCGACGTTGATGATACCGCCGTCGGTGTATTTGATGCAGAGCTTGGCTTCAAAACCCTATTAGGTGCGctattattactattttgattcttactattattattattcttgttattattattactattatcatcattaatttTTGGAGTATCCGAAATGGAATGTTCATTTAAAATTCTCATCAGTCTATTAATCTCTctgttcttttcaataattttatttttatatttAGCCACCTTACCATCTTTAGTCTGTATTCTTTTAATTAAATGTTCCCTCTCTAAAAACAATTGACATTTCTTCCTTTCAAATTGCTgcttctttaaattttcttccacttcataTCTCGATTGAACATCACCACTATTAGATTTAAGAatcatattcttcaattttaacTGTTGATTTTGTCTAACGCTTTGATTTAAAACGTGAATTAATGAACTTACAACAGCGTTAATATCTCTGGGTGGAATAAATTTATCATATTTGGCATCTAGGATTCCATTTAATACTTgttttgaattttcttGGTCCTGTAAATTACTACTACTCGTCTCATTTTCACTATCTTGTTGTTCAAATACCCGCATTAATTTCATCCCACTAGCTATAGCCATTTGTAGCTCTTCATTACTGACGCCATTCTCGTTTTCGTTTTCCCAATGAAATGAAGTTTGTGAAGACGTTGAAATGTCTCTAGTATTATCATTTGTAGTCGTTGAAGTATCCACCATCGAATGTCTCAATaaacaataacaataacaataaaCAATAAACAATACAAGTGGAAGCTCTTAGATTTTTTATCAGTACCTTGGAACTAGTGTTGTAAATCCTTGAAATGGTCCTACACGCGTATTAAACACTATAACGACCCTCAAGGACTCCAAACCTCGAGGAATCGTGAATCTTTTGAAGGATTTACCCAGATCTTCAACTATATGGTGTTGAGTCCATTATGTTTCGCGTTCCACGTAAGAAGCCATCCTGACGCGTAAACTGTCGCGATGAGTTTATAAATTGCATAGTAAGgtataataataatataacTGATGAGCACGATAATACGAAAAAAATATTGTCTGGCTAAGCAAGCGTTACTTAGTACCCTAGTATTAAATTATACAGTAGTTGTAATGTAGTACAGTAAAGTTGAGAAACGAAACCACCACCACATGCATATATCTTTTTAACGGTAGGATTTTTGGAATCTGGAACGAGCACCTTTACCACCGAATTTCTTGGGCTCTGGTCTTCTGGAGTCGGCAATCAACAAAGTTCTGTCGTAAGAGGTGAAAGCCTTCTTCAATTCGTTCTTAGATTGTTCATCAACGTATTTTTGGTGGTAAGCAACAAGACCCTTTGCAATTGCTTGTCTGATAGCGTAAACTTGAGAGACGTGACCACCACCGGAGATTCTAACTCTGATGTCAACGTTGGCGAATTTGTCCAAGCCTACCAACAACAATGGTTCGTAAACTTTGAATCTCAAAATCTCAGGTTCAACCAAAGTAATTGGAGAACCGTTGACCTTGATCAAACCTTTACCGGCCTTAACATGGGCGACGGCAGTAGcagatttcttcttaccaaaGGTCTGTTAAAACGGGGAATTAAACGTTAGtaattcattcaaaaaaCAGATTACAGGGGAACAGTGACACAAGTTCACTCGGTTTCACTCATAACATACTTGCACACTGGGCACAGCAGACATCTTGCttaattttctttattattgTCGGTATTATTGATGATAtctgttgaaatttcaGTATGgtatacttttgaaaatgttgCGTCAGAGACTGCGTCGGTAAGGGAAGGGTGAGAGGTCCGAGGTCTCGTGAGAGTGCGAGTGCGAGTAGAAGGGACGATGCTAGGGACAGGTGGGAGGGAGAGGAAGCGTTGGAGGGGAACCTGGTGGGAGGAAGCCAAGAGTTAGGCGGAGGGGAATGAGCGTACCGTAGCAGGACGTGCCCTCTACGCTAGGGAGGAATGTCATCAGAGCGAGCGTTCCGTATCCGACGCAAAAAgcctttgaagaaaaagttAGTTAGGATGTAAGGATGTAAGATTTCTAGCAGTCACTCTTAAACAAGTGACTGTCTCAAATTATACACCTGTACACCATATAagttttttaaaaaaagtTTCTGCGTGGATAACTTCGCTTGGTACGCGTCCTGTACGACGCAGAAAAAAACCCTCTCTAGACAGGAAATCCTGCCTAGTACTCGCTAGACGCCCGCCCAGCACTCCCTCTAGCATTCCAATTCGCTCTGCCTAGCTCCTCCTAGCATTCCACCTAGCGCCCCCGCCTGCGAGCCGCTCCTCCAGATTGGCAACTAGCAGGAAAGTCCCAGCTCAGTGTAGCGGAACGCTTCGGCGACTGACGACGCAGTTTGACAAAATAGTCCGTACACATTAGCGATATTCAATCGTATTATCACAATTATTCCAAGGTAGTAGAGCAGGAATCAAGCAAAAATGGCTGTCCACCACAACCAACCAATTTTGAACCCTCATTTCAGAAAGCACTGGCAAGAACGTGTCAAGGTGCACTTCGATCAAGCTGGTAAGAAGGCTTCTAGACGTGATACCAGAATTGCCAAGGCTGCCCAAATTGCTCCAAGACCTTTGGATCTATTGAGACCTGTGGTTAGAGCTCCAACTGTCAAATACAACAGAAAGGTTAGAGCTGGTAGAGGTTTCACCTTCCAAGAAGTTAAAGCCGCAGGTTTGACTCCAACTTACGCTAGAACCGTTGGTATTGCTGTGGACCACAGACGTGTTAACAGAaaccaagaaatctttgacGCTAATGTCCAAAGATTGAAGGAATACCAATCTAAGTTGATCGTTTTCCCAAGAAACGGTAAGGCTCCTGAAGCTAACCAAGTCTTATCTACTGCTGCTACCTTCCCAATTGTCCAACCAGCTACTGACGTGGAAGCTAGAGCTGTGGAAgatgatggtaaatctGCCTTCAGAACTTTGAGATTGGCTAGATCTGATAAGAAGTTCAAGGGTATCAGAGAAAAGAGAGCTAAGGAAAAGgctgaagctgaagctgaaaagaagaaataagCTAATTAGCTCCTGGTCCCCTAAACTGTTTATGTACATTGTATAATGGGAAGTTATATCATTAATAGCACTAGCTCCAGTTGTGACTAACATTTGAGACGTTCTTATCAAATTTATTATGCCGTGTTAACATTACATGTTGATTCTatttattaatattatcaaaCACTCGATCAATCAACGACGAgttaatttttcttctagATGAAAGATACTGCTCGATTAAATTAGGCTAAATAATTATTATACACCTTAGTCAAACAGACCGAAACCCATGTCATCATCGGATTCTTCCTtggcttcttcttccttcttttcttcagcaGCTTCTGCACcttcagcagcagcagcaccaccagcgGCAGCggcaccaccagcagcagctgGACCAACGCTGAAGTTGACcaacaattctttcaagtCTTGACCTTCCAAAGCCTTGCTGTAGATGTCACCCCAGATAGCTTCAACTGGGACGTTAGCAGCGCTAGTCAAAGTCAACAACTTGTCAGAAGAGATTTCGACTTCAGAGTCGGCAAGGATCAAAGCAGCGTAGGACAAAGCAGTTTCAACAGACATGGTCAATTAATTAGTTTCAGCTCTCAAGTAAAGATAATCGATTTAAGCTTTGGAAAGCAGACTATTCTTTTGAGAATCTGAGAGTGATGTCTTGAGATGAGATGTAAAGTTACATCAGGTAGTTCTTTTTTCATCAGAACgctctttgaaaaattttgaaaaaggtgaaaagagTGCGTGGTCATAATATACGAAGACACAAGCAGTCCGAAGCGACCCGGTATACTCGGACATATGTTTTTGTCCGGAGTACACCGGACCCATTCGGACACTTAAAGGGAGGGGGAGAGTCCGAGGCGAGCTTTATCTGATCTACACTTACCTCCCCATTAGCGGTTAGAGAACAGAGGGCAGAAACTCAATGATCTAACCTTTACATGGGAATAAACGCCCTCTTATTTTGAGCCTATACAAAAGTGTTGGAATTCGTAAgcaaagaaaacaaaaaatgTTTGCGTATCGCCGAACCAGCGAAACGATGCAACTAAGTAATTTATACAGTATTTTGTGTTCTCTAAGGTAAAAAAATTCACTCTGTATTGGGACCGTATATTCCtgctctttttttttttttttccgtattttttccttttctccTTGAAGGTTCTCTTGGCATATCTCATGATGATCATCTATGTCTTTGAGAACTTTTCctctcttcttcgtcaACTAAACTTAACCGAATGGCTTGTTCGACCATTTGGTTCTCTAGTTCAGCCATTGGATTTGGAACGAGACGTTGTGAACGTGCAGTTGTTGGAGTCGGTCCAGAATCTGTATTTGAATCCCTCCTTGAAGGATGATCAGGGTCAACCAATTGATTACTCACATGAATAGCGGTAGCATTTGCTGAACGTCTTGCTAATCTTAGTCTTTCTTTATCTAATTTGGCCTTCCAATCAGGTCTAATCATATCTGAAGTAACAACTTCAGGATCTTCTGGTGATTTTGAAGGTGTTCGTGGACCTTCTTCTGAGTCAGAGCCATCATTAAcattaatttcatcatcacgTGGCGCCTTATAAGAACCAGGTGGCATGCCACCAATACCGGTCTTACGGTTGGTAGGCGGTTGGTAGGTAATACCGAAGTTTGGTGTTGCGCAATACGCACAACTTGCAGGCTCACTGATTAAAAGATTGGGATCtttctcatcatcactaGTAACAGGTTTTGTAGGATCCACTTCTTCATGGGGAAAATGCGGATCTCCCCTtttaatttgaacaaaaCATTCCGTACAGATAGGTTGAAGACAACATCTCGAATAGTTTAATGGTTCAGGATAGTACAAGAAACAAATCGGACACTCAATACCCTTTTTGTAAATGGTATGGTTAAGATCAGGACTAGGTAGAGCTAGATTACGTTTTGAAGGATTTGGTTCTCGTTTAGACTCTAATTTTTGTTCCAAAAAAGCCACATTTTCCTGTTCCTGCCACATTATTCGTTTACGATGTAACCTTGCcttaaaaattttagatCTCTGCTTTCGTTGTTCTTTCTTGGATAGTGATTTATCgatcaattcatcaaaattttgtcTCTTAAGGTTCCCAATAGgaatatcttcaaattcttcaggGTTTTCATTAACAGCTGCATGCAAAGGTAACCCAtctacaattttaattAATTCATCTCTTGTCCATgattcatcaaaatcttgtaatGGAATATAAAATGGTGCTAATTTTCTAGCAGTAATCAAAGATCTTACAAGGGAAGGATCATAatccaatttctcaaaCGTATAACACCCATGCGGCGCTAAATATCCACCATCTACACTTTCGTCGTACCTCACCACTAGCTGTTTCGCAAACGATTCTTTTATTAaatctctttctcttgttgattttttcttataCATCAACTGGGATCCTGTGGAGTTGGCCCTTGACCTTACATTGTTGGACAATCCCATAGACACTCCTCTTCGTCTCTCAGCAATATTATTCGGTCTCATGGTACCTGATCCAACACTTGTAGACCTCCCCTTGAATGCATTCTCATTTTCATCTAACTTGGCAAATGTATTACCCATGCCCCTTCTTGAATAGATTCAAATTAATATGTGGTTTAGCCTATCCTAAACGGCTCTTTGGACTATATAGTTGACAATTTGATGTTCTTATACTCCCTAACTTTTCGAACCCCCCTTTCCTTTTCTTACTCATTATAAGGCGCTACGTCGAAAATGATATTAATAAGGTGAAGAAGTAATAGAAATAAACTCTCGGCggcattttttttttttttgtaaacTAAGTTTCGTCAGTTCTCCTAGTATTTCTTTAGCATAATAGATTTACTCtttggaatattttttcaatacaTATCAATAcatgtatatatataggTATGTGTGTCCGTGTGTACCATATGGTACTCACCTCAATCCTTCGTCTTGTAGAGTCTTTGTGAGATCTTTGACGGTTTGTTCCAATTTAGAGCATAGTAGTTCGACTTCTTGTTCACTAATGATGAATGCAGGTCCTAAAACGACGATATCCCAATGCTCACCCTTAGTGTTACCACCGGTAAGACCCATAACGTTAGCACCATTGTTAAGAGCTAAATCTGCAAAACGAGAACCAATGTGCAAAGATTGATCAAATGGCTCCTTTGTAGATTTATTTTTGACTAATTCTATAGTCCAAAATCCACCCAATCCACGTACATCACCAACGATGTTGCTAGAATCAGATAAGAGTGCCTTTTGCAATTTTGCACCCATGAGATTGCCCATTTTGAAGACGTTGGAAGTTAGACCTTGTGCAAAGATCTTTTGCTGAATTTGTAGAGCAACTCTACAGTTGAACTCATGGGAGTGGTAAGTTTGagcaccaacaacaacaccTGAACCCTTTTCAAAGGCATCATAAATCTTTGGGCCCACTAAAACACCTGCAATAGTGACATAACCGGAACCCAAAGTTTTACCAACAGTTTGAATGTCAGGAGCATCTTCTGGAGCAAGGAAATTCTCCCAGCAACATAGTTTACCGTCATTGATACGACCAGTACCACACATGACTTCATCTACCATAAAGATCAAATCGTATTTGTTACAGATATCACGAATACCCTTCAAATAGTTCTTTGGTGGAACTGGAGTTCCAATAGAACTACCTGACATAGTCTCCACACAAACCACGGACACAGTGTTTGGATCATTTTCGATGATCATCTTCTCTAGAGAATCCAATAATCTTTGAGCGTACTGTTCAACAGTTTCACCCTCTCTCATTCTTCTATATGGATAGAACATAGGCATCTTTAGACAGACATTCTCTTGATCAATCATGATGTCCTTGAAGGGAATACCACGAGGGCCATCACCGATAGACATAGCACCCAATGTAAATCCATGATAGGCACCTTCTCTTGATATGATCTTTAGTTTTTCTGGTCTACCCCTTTCTAATTGGTATTGTCTGACAATCTTAAGGGCATTTTCATTGGATTCACTACCACTGCAAGTCCATAGGCACGATCTAAAGACACCTTTAGGAGTCTTATCGATGTAAAATCTagccaattcttctgcaGCTTCA contains:
- the FDO1 gene encoding Fdo1p (some similarities with uniprot|P40214 Saccharomyces cerevisiae YMR144W Hypothetical ORF); amino-acid sequence: MVDTSTTTNDNTRDISTSSQTSFHWENENENGVSNEELQMAIASGMKLMRVFEQQDSENETSSSNLQDQENSKQVLNGILDAKYDKFIPPRDINAVVSSLIHVLNQSVRQNQQLKLKNMILKSNSGDVQSRYEVEENLKKQQFERKKCQLFLEREHLIKRIQTKDGKVAKYKNKIIEKNREINRLMRILNEHSISDTPKINDDNSNNNNKNNNNSKNQNSNNSAPNRVLKPSSASNTPTAVSSTSNKEKASDMLRTLGMLASQVLNDEVDEDSANQTTIQANNSGLKGPADCNTTEPEILHSPNVSVAIPNSESINGQSGEPRSTSTGNGNHSNFLKQLPIQMPKMKRFSTVDGTVKDIE
- a CDS encoding uncharacterized protein (no similarity) encodes the protein MMDTTTADRVLKLPIDSPFDTHRQPERNDDPNQNSDKRPLVTTVTDQSLSAAAAAVASVQDTWGENFNEPLPTNKEDRIKQALEFMRGERQAFAADKNIKKHSIRQIAMFFQVPKSTLYDRLKNKSVDPQVSDGRIYMGPAYSVSSRAHSQQMKLSPEKEVALLDQLHHLCHALGNTLNLTHIRDFIVSLVDGISLGKKWVHNFNRRHDDAIIYGTTSSHYNVRMFNSKSSRSNFENLWKCFVPLLQERIRQIPPSQPFYYITRACFHQASMSSIFTCFKIMPEDASISLLCPPRVIVFPDYFGKVYLQLRDLKNDENHFRDVDEDVEDHSSASSSSVSESGGRGDKLEKDHSNVDHNRINSQEKLQKEFKHKKLNDVFQRIYTECCSQGSNQDDVPLVIFEGFEDRYNWDPITCRSMVVLGKFLALPWNQQVLQRLVITELQPVVEELAQSASITATQLPSMELDLGRMELDLDPFMHSLRRLLQSHTEVLPTSLNHNGVLVNDLFSSALPQSPPPPPQTAATASTTTTTAPTTDHHQAENSTSGNIFEDSTLSQLQEVLGLIEHNESQIYRELPDGSSSKAVIQQIFNKIRGILPQ
- the NDE1 gene encoding NADH-ubiquinone reductase (H(+)-translocating) NDE1 (similar to uniprot|P40215 Saccharomyces cerevisiae YMR145C NDE1 Mitochondrial external NADH dehydrogenase) — encoded protein: MNKMFRSLAGFARRSPSLKTTVQSRCFASGKTAEAAAAAGAKPSLLRRGGKLALHAALYSALAGTAYVSYELYRESNPLPQVAQSATFADGSPRKTIVILGSGWGSASLLKNLDTSLYNVVLVSPRNYFLFTPLLPSTPVGTVELKSIVEPIRSIARRAPGEVHYYEAEALDVDPQDKTVKIQSVNKDQEYTLDLKYDYLVYGVGAQPTTFNTPGVYENASFLKEISDAQEIRVKIMTAIEKAATLSPSDPERQRLLTFVVVGGGPTGVELAAELKDYVDQDLKKWMPGLSKEIKVTLAEALPNILNMFDRSLVEYAQDLFKQEKIDLWLNTMVKSVDKTHIRAKCGDEMIEVPYGVLVWATGNAPRDVTKNLMNKLEPQDSRRGLLINEKLQLLGAEDSIFAIGDCTFYPGLFPTAQVAHQEGEYLAKALKKIHGVDQLKWQIAQAAEEDKQMLESRLDKLQGDFEHFKYNHMGALAYIGKEKAIADVSFGQSQYKLAGSFTFLFWKSAYLAMCLSFRNRVLVAMDWCKVYFLGRDSSV
- the SUB2 gene encoding ATP-dependent RNA helicase SUB2 (highly similar to uniprot|Q07478 Saccharomyces cerevisiae YDL084W SUB2 Suppresses the cold-sensitive snRNP biogenesis brr1-1 mutation RNA helicase), with protein sequence MSHEGEEDLLEYSDNEQEIQVANKAEGGADAAGGEGTNGAEGTNGDADKKGSYVGIHSTGFKDFLLKPELSRAIIDCGFEHPSEVQQHTIPQSIHGTDVLCQAKSGLGKTAVFVLSTLQQLDPVPGEVAVVVICNARELAYQIRNEYLRFSKYMPDVKTAVFYGGTPISKDADLLKNKETAPHIVVATPGRLKALVRDKLIDLSHVKNFVIDECDKVLEELDMRRDVQEIFRATPRDKQVMMFSATLSQEIRPICRRFLQNPLEIFVDDEAKLTLHGLQQYYIKLDEKEKNRKLAQLLDDLEFNQVIIFVRSTARANELTKLLNASNFPAITVHGHMKQEERIARYKAFKDFEKRICVSTDVFGRGIDIERINLALNYDLTTEADQYLHRVGRAGRFGTKGLAISFISSNEDEEVLNKIQERFDVKIAEFPEEGIDPSTYLNN